The sequence below is a genomic window from Silene latifolia isolate original U9 population chromosome 7, ASM4854445v1, whole genome shotgun sequence.
ccgaacaactcgttataGACCGAGTTTTACATTCCTTGaaaaaagtcaaagcatatgtgcagtttagggtaaactacaatatgcaaaacaagaagacttctctccatgaattgcacaaatttcttgtgcaagccgagagagataTGGGTCTTAATGTTAGCTCAACCAAGGATGTGATCGCAATTAACAAcaagagcaaagggaaatttaAGAGGAGTGCTAATAAGAGCAAGAAACCCACTTCCTTCAAGGGAAAAGGAAAAGCAATTGAGAAAAGCTTTTCTAAAAAGGGTGCTACTTctgaagacaaatgccattattgtaacggcataggacattggaagaggaattgtccgaagtatcttggagatatcaaagctggaaagattgttccagtaggtaataaataaaattcttCCTATCATTTGTGTTTTTtgatttcaatctcaacttttgtatttggatacaagttgtgattcttaccctttttaatttgtttttaaggGCATtcgagcaaagacaaaggcaaagacaagcaagCGTAAGGAGGCTCTTCAatggaagctagagtagccgcccatagtagaagacctatggaagcttggcctttATAATGATAGTCTtcgttttattgttgtattttgaacttgttgttttagaactcttttaaatttcctagttggacatggaaattagtttatttccttttgttttcaagaacaagaagttgtatttgaattttagtagcttggtttgcaacccaagtcactcagTTTATGGAAATTTTCgttctaaaacttgtcattatacacttattatatcaaaacataaattatgttgacttaaactaatcataaaagaattacaacgatgagatcattgtaattagttcataagccgcgaatttaattctcacttatgcttttgtgacttaatatcacatcttatttgatataagaaagaatgattataaagtcaaaaagagttatttgaactctaaaaggaaaattttataaaccaattggctacaccactTATAACTAAAACTTGacaccacttataagactccatacgagctatgggagggcttaagacctTAAGATTATGTTTGACATGGATATGAATCCAAACCTTTACTCTATAAGGACTAGTCTACTTTGAAGCTAGATTATAATGTCTTTACACAAGAGTCATCAATTAAGGTTATAATATACGATATTTTATTCCTTCACAACATAAGTCTGAAATTATTTGTTGCCTATAAGGCTATCTTTCgagaaaaatagatgtatttttcaaaagatagagtgggagaaaaatagcAACAAACATACAACTAGTTGGGAACTAGTgagaagaccaaaagaaagcgttcttaagtgaaactcataacatgtgaggagaccaaaagaaagctttctttggTAAATCTTCAGACTAGTGAAGAGACCAAAAGAAATTGGTCTTTAGATAATTAGATTATAAAGTGGTTGTATCAAGTAAATTCAATTTTATTTTACATAAGAGCCGTATGAACCAAAGTTAAATCTGTGCAAAAGGGTAAAGTTGTTTAAAAGTTGAATAGACAGACATaagagatgtctacaaagctaagttaacatgtaactatgctaagatccatgttatcattgctacacctcttagtgtgtatgatcaagttagatgttaaaaccaatttccaaataggtatttagaaaggaggtgtgtgtgtgtgacataagcacaaggttttaattaacacttaagATTGCAATGATCTTTTTAATCATATGATATGAAGATAGTTTTCACTAGAGTTGTCGAGAAGCCATATGTATACATGGATTTGAGTAGGAGTTAAAATTGCCATGTAAAGACATGGAATTCAGTGGGAGAGATTGTCTTCCATATTGAtgtcatattactcattgagaatgtcACGCTAACGCTACCATTGATGAGGTAGTGTTTTGGTCTTCAATTCTCAATAAAAGATGACATATTGCATTCcaaaattccaaatctattatAACATAGGGAATTTTGGATTGACACTTAGATAAATatcctatattgataagattcctTATCTAttcaacatcaacaaggttgagtaggttgttcatattgatgaaagtggaattactatgatagagtcatagtcgttcactgaacctaataagttgttgatcacatgaaatcgatttctaatgattccgccattagaacgatcatgtatgccattatatgcactgtgacacccccatactccaagtgccttaccaggaccacttaaggtatgagaacgtcaccatctcggttacccgaggcaatgatactcaaatagacaataacgaaatgtatttaaatgataataaagtttaagtgatacaagccaaactccaaaaactgttaaaagggaatacaaggttctcaaaactgtcaactactaaacaactacaaaatgttcgacacagcg
It includes:
- the LOC141591186 gene encoding uncharacterized protein LOC141591186 encodes the protein MVPDLQRSAIKMSTAYEIYTKLVTMFSQAPRIIQYEAASAFFEINIKEGQKVRPHVLKLIELVETLKIQGVDIPEQLVIDRVLHSLKKVKAYVQFRVNYNMQNKKTSLHELHKFLVQAERDMGLNVSSTKDVIAINNKSKGKFKRSANKSKKPTSFKGKGKAIEKSFSKKGATSEDKCHYCNGIGHWKRNCPKYLGDIKAGKIVPVGHSSKDKGKDKQA